ACGCTGCCGAAGAGGACGAGGAAGTCCGGTGCGGGAGCTTCCCCGTGGTCGGCCGCGGCGTCGGCGAGGTGACGCGCGCCGTCGACCTTGGTGGCGAAGACCCGGGCGAAGGAGGCCGGGTCCTTGTCGCGCAGCAGCCTGTCGTCGATGGTTCCGGCGCCGTGCACGATCCCGTCGAGGCGGCCGTGGCGTGTGCGTACGTCGTGGATGACGCCCCGTACGGCGTCGGGGTCGGTGACGTCCGCCGCGTGGTAGCGCACTGAGGCGGCCACGCGGCCGAGGGCGTCGAGCGTGGCCCGGATCTCGCGTGCGGCGAGGATGCGGCTCGCGGCCGCCTCGATCTCGGCGGGTGTGCGCAGGCCCTGCCGCACGAGGGCCGCGCGCAGGGCGACCCGGTCGTGGGCGTGGGCGACGGCCGGGTTCTCGGCGGCGTCGGGCGGTGGGGTACGGCCGATGAGTTCGATGTGGCAGCCGGTGGCCCCGGCCAGGGCGACGGCCGTACGGGCGGTGATGCCGCGGGCTCCGCCGGTGAGCAGTACCACGGCGTCGCGGCCGAGCGGGAGCGGTGGCGCCGGGTCGATGGCGGGGAGGGGGGCGGGGACGGTACGCAGGGTGTTGCGGGTGCCGTTGGTGTAGCCGACGGCCACCGGCTCCTCGGGTGCGCACAGTTCGGCGAGCAGATGCGCGGCGATGCGCTCGGGGCGGTCCTTGGGATCGATGTCCACGGCGCGTATCTCCGCGCCCGGGTACTCGATCGCGGCGGTGCGGGCGAATCCGTACAGGCCGGCGCCGGGGATCGGGTCGGCGGAGTCCGGGGAGTCCTGGGCATCCGGTGTGTCCGGCCGTGGCGCGCTGCGGCCGAAGGCTCCGCCGCAGCCGGTGACGAGCAGCAGTCGGCGTGTGCCCGCCATCAGCGTTTCGCGCAAGGCGTGGAAGGCTTCCGGAAGTACGGGCCCGGGGGCGGGTCGCCGCAGCGCGCTGAGGTCCACGACACCGTCGGCTCCGGCGGCGTCGGCCAGCCGGTCGGGGTGGACGGTACGTACCTCGGCGCCCTGTGCCTCCAGCGCGGCGGCCAGCGCGACGGCGACGCCGAGGCCGTCGTCGACGACGGCGAACCGGCGGCCGGTCAGTACCTCGGCGGGGGCGCGGGTCGCGGGCGGCCCCACCGGCGCGACCCCGACCAGGAGCCGGGCGGGGGGCTTGGGGCGCGGCGCGGGGCGCCGCGCCCCCTCGTCGGCGGCGGGTTCCATGGCCGGGGCCACGGCGCCGGCTGTGGCGCCCGCCGGGTCCGCGTCGCGGGCCGAGGCGTTGGCCGCCCCGTGCGCGACGATCCAGTCCACGATGCCGCTGATGGTCTTGAGCCGGGCGAGCTCCTCCACGGCCGATTCCGCCGGGCCGTCCGTGCCCTGCGGCAGTCCGATCCGGTCGGCGAGCGCCCCGATGATCTCGACTCGTTTGATGGAGTCCACGGAGAGATCGGCTTCCAGGTCGAGGGCCGGGTCGAGCATCTCGCGCGGGTAGCCGGTGCGGATGTGGATGATCTCCAGTACGGCGTCCATGAGTTGATCGGGCGTCAGGGGCCGGTCGTCCGCGGGTCCGGCCGGGGCAGCCACCGGCTGGGGCACGAAGTCCACGTCCGGCACGGTGGCCGGCCGTTCCCGCGAGGGCCGCGATGGCGCTGCCGACGGCCCGTCCGCCCCCAAGTAGCCCAGCAGTACGTCCCGTTGCGCGGCGACCAGTTCCCGCGTCCCGCGCAGGTACTCCAGTACGGCGTCCTCCCGCCGGTCCGCGGCCGCCACCGGACGGTCCACCGCCACCCGCCGGGCCGGCCGCAGCCCGCCTGCCACGGGCTCGCCGTCCGCGGTCCGTACGAGGTGACCGTCGACCAGCCAGCCCGCACGCCGGGGCGCCTGGGCGGGCAGCGGCGCGGTCCGGCCCTTGAACAGGGCGTCGGGGTCGATCGGGACGCCCGCCGCGGCGAGTTCGGCGAGTGCCGTGACGAGCCGGGTCAGGCCGTGCTCGCCCCGTACGTCGAGGGGGACCGCGGTGTGCGGCCGGTCGCCCAGGATGCGGCCGACCAGGCCGGTGAGCACCCGGCCGGGGCCCGCCTCCACGAAGGTCCGCACCCCGGACGCGTACATCGCCTCGATCTGTTCGACGAACTTCACGGGCTCGGCGAGCTGACGGGCCAGCAGTTCCCGTACGGCCGCCGGGTCTGCGGGGTAGGGGCGCGCCGTGGTGTTGGACCAGACCGGGACGACGGGCTGCGCCACGGCCGCACCGGCCAGCTCGGTGGCCAGGGCTTCGGCGCCGGCGGCGACGACCTCGCTGTGGAAGGCGCAGGCGACCGGGATGCGTTCGGCGGCAATGTCCGACTCGCGCAGCGTCGCGATCGCGGCGTCGACCGCCGCGGTCGGGCCGGAGATGACGCTCTGCCGCGGTGCGTTGTGGTTGGCGACGACGCAGTCGGGCGGCAGTTCGGGGATGTCCTGCGGTGCCGAGGGCACGGCGGCCATCGCTCCGGGATCGTCCCCCGCGGCGGCGAGTATCGCCTCGGCGCGGCGGGCGCTGAGCCGCAGGAGGGTCTCGGTGTCATAGGCACCGGCAGCCCAGAGGGCGACCAGCTCCCCGTAGGAGTGGCCGGCCGTGCAGTCGGGCCGCACTCCCAGCGAGGTGAGCAGCAGATGGGCGGCCGCGCCGGTGAGGCCGAGTGCGGGCTGTGCGGTACGGGTGTCGGTGACTGCGGCGCGCTGCGCGGCTCGTTCCTCGGGCGTGAAGGCGGCGGGCGGGAACATGGCGGCGACGCTGCGCGGATCCGCGTCGTACAGCAGGGTCCGCAGGCGCGGGAACGCGATGAAGAGGTCGCTCAGCATGCCCGGGCGTTGGCTGCCCTGCCCCGGGAAGAGGAAGGCGGTACGGCCCGGGTCGCGCCCGTGGTCCGCTGCGTACACACCGTCGCCGGAGGTGAACTCCCGTGCCCGGTCCAGCTTTTGGGCCAGATCGTCGAGTCCGGTGGCCACGACAGCGACCTGGACCGGGCCCTCCTGGACCGGGCCGTCCTGGACCGGGCCGTCCTGGGCAGAGCCGTCCTGGGCAGAGGTCTCGGCCGCGAGGTCGCGCAGCGGCCAGGGTCGTCCCGCCGCGTCGTTCTGCTCCAGCCGGGCGGCGAGGCGGTCGATGGCGCCCAGAGCGGCCGGTCGATCGGCGCCCCGGAAGCAGAACAGCTCGGCGGGCCAGGCGTCCAGACCGTGCGCGGGCTCGTCCGCGTCCCCGTAACCGGTCAGCACGGCGTGGTAGTTGGTGCCGCCGAAGCCGAAGGCGCTGACCGCGGCGCGCCGCCGCCCGGCGGGCGCGGTCCACGGCCTGGCCTCGGTGTCGAAGAAGAACGGGCTGGTGTCCGGCTGCCATTCGGGGTTGGGGCTGTTCAGGTGCAGGGTGGGTGGCCGTACGCCGGAGTGCACCGCCCGTACGGCCTTGATGAGCCCGGCCAGGCCCGCCGCGCACTTGGTGTGTCCGAGCTGCGACTTGACCGAGCCGAGCGAGCAGAATCCGGTGTCCCCGCCGCCGAAGACCTCGGTGAGGACGGCCAGTTCGGTGCTGTCGCCGACGACTGTGCCGGTGCCGTGCGCCTCCACCAGGCCGATCTCGGCGGGTTCGATCCCCGACCGCCGGTAGGCGCGTTCCAGGGCCCGCCGCTGTCCTTCGGGGCGGGGTGCGGTGAGGCCGAGTGAGCGTCCGTCGCTGGACGCGCCGACGGCTTGGACGACGGCGTAGATGCGGTCCCCGTCGCGTTCGGCGTCGGCCAGCCGCTTGAGGACGAGGCAGGCGACGCCTTCACCAAGGGCGATGCCGTCGGCCGCTGCGTCGAAGGGGCGGCTGCGGCCGGTGGGCGACAGGGCGCGTACGGAGGCGAACATCAGGTAGTCGTTGATGCTGTTGTGCACATCGGCGCCGCCGCACAGCACCATGTCGCTGTCCTGGTCGCCCAGTTGCTTGCAGGCAAGGTCGAGTGCGGCGAGCGAGGAGGCGCAGGCGGCGTCGATCGTGCAGTTGGCGCCGCCGAGGTCGAGGCGGTTGGCGACGCGTCCGGCGATGACGTTGGCGAGGACTCCGGGGAAGGAGTCCTCGGTCAGCCGGGGCAGTTGCTCGTCCAGTTCGGGCGGCAGCTCGCCGAGGTAACCGGAGTGGAGCGCGCGAAAGCCGTAGGCTCCCGCGAGATCGGTGCCCGCTTCGGCGCCGAAGACGACGGAGGTGCGCGAGCGGTCGAACCGCCGCTCCCCCGCGTAACCCGCGTCGGCGAGGGCGCGTTGCGCGATGTCGAGGGCGAGCAGCTGCACCGGTTCGATGCTGCCGAGCGAGGCCGGGGCGATGCCGTGGGCGAGCGCGTCGAACGGGGCTGGGGACAGGAAGCCGCCCCATCGGGACGGCGTCCGTTCCCCCGCCCGCGCCGGGTCGGCGTCGTAGTGGGCGGCGGTGTCCCAGCGGTCGGCGGGCACTTCGGTGACGGAGTCGGTCCCGGCGACGATGTTCGACCAGTACCCGGCGACGTCGCCCGCTCCGGGATAACGGCAGGCCATGCCGACCACCGCGATCTCGAGCGGGGCCACCCGGCCGGCCGCGGGCCCGGCCGCATCGGCGCGGAGCTGCGCCGCGCGCTCGGCGAGCAGTGCCGTCGCGCCCTCGGTCACCTGGGTGTGCAGCGCGTCGACCGTGGTGGTGGCGGTGCGGGCGGTGGCGATCTGCCCGAGCATGTACAGGCCCTCGTCGTGCTGTTCGTCCTCGTCCACCGGGACCCCCCGTCCCGTCGCCGTGTGGCGCAGGCCTTTGCTGGCGATCCGCAGCCGCCCGAGGTTGAGTCTCTCCAGCTCCTCCCAGACCTCGTGCCGGCTCGCGCCGTCCTGCCGCAGCCGCTCCGCGGTGGCGGTGAAGGTATCGGCGTACGGCGTGCTGGCGCAGCGTGTCGCGTGGCCGGGGGCGGTGCGCAGCAGTGTGGTGGTGTCGCAGTCGAGCGCGGTCCGCTGGAATCCGGGCAGTACGGCTCCGGCGGCGACAGCCTCCTCGGTGAACAGGTAGGCGGTGCCCATCAGTACGCCCGTCCGGGCGCCGCGCCCGGCCAGCGGCCCGGCGGCGGCCGCGGCCATCGCCGCGGAGCGCTCGTCGTGGATGCCGCCGGCGAAGAGCACGTCGAGTTCGGCCGCGTACGGGCAGGAGAGCAGCCGCTCGATCTGCTCCTCCCAGAGCGGGAAGGCGGCGCGCGGGCCGATGTGGCCGCCGCATTCGAGCCCTTCGAAGACGAACCGCCGCGCTCCCTCGGCGAGGAACCGCTCCAGCAGACCCGGCGACGGCACGTGCAGATAGGTCCTGGTCCCGGCGGCTTCGAGGGGTGCGGCCTGGGCGGGGCGGCCGCCCGCGATGATGGCGTACGGCGGCCGCACCTCGGCGACGGCGGCGAGCTGTTCACGGCGGAGCTCTTCCGGGGCGAAGCCGAGCAGCCCTACGCCCCAGGGCCGGCCGGCCAGTCGCCCGGCGGTTTCGGCGAGCAGTTCGCGTACCTCACGGCCGTCCATGACGGCCAGGGCCAGAAAGGGCAGTCCGCCCGCGTCTGCCACGGCCGAGGCGAAGGCGGACCGGTCGCTGACCCGGGTCATGGGTCCCTGGACGACGGGCAGCAGCTCTTCGCCGGGGCGGGGCTGGAGAGGACGGGCCCGTACGGCCGCCTCGATGTGGTCGGTGATGGCGTCCCGTACGGCCTGTACGACGGAACCGGTGGTGCGGTGACGCGCGGCGAGGCGCGCGGCGATCGCCCCGTCCTGGCCGACGGGCAGCGGCTGGGTGTGCAAGTCCCCGGCGCCGAGCAGCTCGGCGATGTCCCCCTCCGGCGGTGCGAGGTCCGGGCGGGTGTAGAGGCGGTGGCCGGCGACGATGGCGGTCTCGCTGCCGTCCATGGCGCGGATCGCGGCCGCGACCGCGCGGGGCAGTCCGTCCTCGCCCTCGGCGGTGAGCGCGAGCTGCGTGTCGAGTACGACGCCGGCCGCGCCGCCGGCGACCGCGGCGGCGGCCGTGTGGGGGCCGATGCCGCCTGCCGCGAAGACGGGGACGGTCAACCCGGGGTCGGCGAGCAGGCGTTGGAGCAGTACGAAGGTGGTCAGATCGCCGACCCGGCCGCCGGCCTCATGTCCCTTGGCGACGATTCCGGTGGCTCCCGCGGCGACGGCGGCGGTGGCTTCGGCGGGGCTGACGACCTCGGCCCATACCCGGCGCCCGCCGGCCGCCCAGTCGGCCGTTCCGGTCCGCCACCAGGCCTCGGTGAGCAGCACGGTGTCGACGGCGGCGGGCAGTTCACCGGGGGTGAGCGGGCATCCGGCCGGTACGCGGACTCCGTAGCGGCCTCGCAGTGCGGCCATGGCGGTGCGCGCCCGGTCGTGGTCCCTGCCGAGGTCGAGCAGGCCCAGCGCGCCGGCTCGTTCGGCGGCCGCGATCATCCGGGGACGGGGCTCCTCGAACGGGCTGACCACGACAACGAGGTCCCGGCGGGACTGCCGGGAGGGCTGAGAGATCACGGGCTCTCCTTGGGTTCCGAGCGGGGTCGGTCGAGGGAGCGGGTGCACGGCGGGGTGGGGTGGGGGGTGCGGGCGCCACGAGACCCGTCAGTAACATCGCTGTGCCGCGTTGAATCCTGGGGCTGCCGGCCAGCGGTGTCAACGAACAGCCGCCTCCCATGCCGCAGCGGTATGGATTGCGGCCAACCGGGCCTCAACTCCCTTGCGCGGAGCAGTATTTGTTGACCTGAGTGCCTCTTACAGCCGCACAGTCAGGCGGCTAACGTCCGCACATGACCCCCACACTGCAGCAGTTGCGTTACCTCGTCGCCGTTGCGGACTGCCGTTCCATCACAGCCGCCGCAGGCTCCGTCTACATCGCCCAGCCCGCCCTCTCCCGCTCCATCCAGTCCCTGGAGCGCGATCTGGGTGTGACGCTCCTGGACCGCAGGGGCCGCCGGGCGACCCTCACCCCGCAGGGCACCCGTGTAGTGCGCCTCGCCCGGACCGTCCTCGACGCGGTGGAAGCGATAGAGGACATCCGCCCGTCGCACGCCAGCGGTTCGCGCGCCACGCTGAGCGTGGCCGCCACCCCGACCCTCTCCCTCGACCTCGCCGCCGACCTGGTGCCCTCCTTCGCCGAACGCCATCCCGGGATCGCCGTACGCCTCCTTCAGCACGACAGCCGCGAGGCGCTCGTACGGGCCCTGGTCGACGGCGCGGCGGAGCTCGGCCTGGTCGATCTTCCCGTCGACAAGGACCTGTCCACGCACCACCTCCAGGACCGCGAGGTCGTGCTGATATCCCCGCCCGGCTCCGGACTGCCCGACCCGATTCCGTTCCGGATGCTGGGCGGTCTGCGGATGGTCCTGCCGACGCCCGGCACGGGCCGGCGCATGGAGCTCGAGGCGATGTTCGGCCGGCTCGGGGTGCGTCCCGTGGCGGTGGTCGAGGTGGATGAGCGGCTCGCCTGGGTGACCAGCGTGGTGGACGGGCGGGGCTCGCTGATCTGGTACCGGGACATGGTGTTACGGGCCTTCGGCCACCGCGTCGAGGTCCGTTCCTTCACCCCGCCGATGCTGCGCTCCGTCGGCATCGCGCACCCGCGCGCGCCGCTCAGCCGTGCAGCCCGCAGCTTCCTCTCGCACGCCCGGCACAACGCCCCCGTGCGGGAGCCGGCGCGATGATGCCGGGCCGCCATGCCTGACGGGCAGCGGCCCATGCCCGGCAGGCGTGCTGTGCGCGCTCGGACCCTCGACCGCGTCCTGCGTGCCCCCGGTCAGTCGCTGACCCGGCTCTTGTTCTCGTAGAGGAGGTCCTGGTACTCGGGGTGCCGCGCGATCCAGCCGGAGTAGAAGGGGCAGACCGCGAGCACTGCGATCCCGGCGGCGCGTGCCTCGTCCAGGGAGGCCTTGACCAGGGCACCGCCGATGCCCTGTCCCTCGTACCGCGTCTCGACCTCGGTGTGCACGAAGGCGATCAGCTCCGAGGTACGGATGTACTGCGCGATGCCGGCCAGGGCGCCCTCGAGGCGGGCCTCGTACCGGTTCTCAGCGGGAGCATCGGTCACATCAGGGGCTTGGCCCACGGGTTCGTCCTTCGCGCGCCGACGGGTGGACGCGGTGTGCCCGCACCCGTTGCGGGGTGCGGGCACACTGCTTGGTTCAGCCTCAGGCGGGGAGGATGTTCTCCGCCTGCGGGCCCTTCTGGCCCTGGGTGACGTCGAACGTCACCTTCTGGCCCTCCTGGAGCTCACGGAAGCCCGAGGTGGCGATGTTCGAGTAGTGGGCGAAGACGTCGGGGCCTCCACCGTCCTGCTCGATGAAGCCGAAGCCCTTTTCCGAGTTGAACCACTTGACGGTTCCGGTAGCCATTTGTCCTCCAAGGGGACTCGTAGTCGGTTCCCGCACCGCGCGGGAGCCGGAGGTGATCGCCCTGGTCCTCAGAGACTCTGAACAGCAAAACGCCCGTGAACTCGCGCTCACGGGCGAACGGTACTTCGGAACCATGACAGCTGTGAAAGACGCTACACGGACAACGGCGCCGCGGCCAGAACAACGATCAAGTCTCGCTGAGATGCCGCACCTGGACACGGTCCCGATCCGAGCTATCCGAGTTCGAGACTGGTGACGCCGTAGGTCCGGTCCAGCCAGTTCTGCGGGACCGGCGCGGTGTACATGCGCACGGTGTGGAACTGGGGCGTGAGGCCACGGGCCGTCGCGAGAGCACAGGCCGCCTGCCGCGGTTCGGGGATGTCGAGGCAGACTTCCTCGTCCGGGCCGAGCCGGGCGGTGAGGGCGTCGAAGAGTGCTTCGGCGTCCTCGCGGGTGTCGGCGAACAGGGGGCCGATGCGGTGGCCGTCGCGGGAGGGCCGGATCACGCCGTAACCGGCGATGTTCCCGTCGCGCTGACGGATGTACGTGGTGTGCCCGGCGGCGGTCAGCCAGCGGCCGACGAAGGCGCACCGCTCGGTGGGGAAGCACTGCCGGTCGTAGGCGGCGACCGCTTCCAGCTGGGCCGTGGCGATGGGCACGACTCCCGCCGGCGAGGTGCCGGACCGCTCGGGGCGGCCGCCGTAGCGAATGGTGTTGTTTGCGGACGTGAACCCCGAGCGCCGGTAGGTGTCCTCCTGGGCGGGCACCGCGTCCAGGCCGATGGTCCTGTCTCCGGCGTGCGGAACGGCGGCGCGCCAGGTGGCCAGGCCGAGTCCCTGCCGGCGGAGGTCGGGATGGACCAGGTAGTAGCCCAGAAAAGCGAACTGCTCGGAGTAGTTGACGACCGAGACCGCCGAGACGGTACGGGTGCCCAGGCGGCCGACAAAGAACCCGGCGGGATCGGTGGGGTGGAAGGAGGCCGCGTCACCGCTGCCGGGATTCCACCCCTCCTCGGCGGCCCACTCGACCACCTGGTGCCATTCGTCCAACGAGGCGCGGGTCACGGTGAGCCCGGCGGCGTCAACGGCGGTGGGAGTGGTGGCGGGAGTGGTGGCCCGGCTGGTGGAGCGCTGCTGGGGGGCTTCGCCGAGGGGGTGCATACCTTCTGTTCGTCCCTTCCGATGGGGGCCGGCGCAGCCGCGGTGTGCGGCCGCGCCGGCAGGGTGCGGTGTGGATCAGATCAGGTCCATGGCGGCCACTTCGTCGGGGCTCCCGTAGCTGACAGGTCCGTGGAAGCGCCTGCGGGCGGTGGCGAACCACCACACGGTGGCGATGAGCAGCACCACTCCCAGGGCGATCGGCGCGTAGTTGAACGAGCCGGCGGTGATCGGGGAGACCTGGGGCAGCATGAACAGCAAACTGCTGATCACGATCCAGGTCACGGCGACCCCCGCGACCGGCTTGCCGTAGCGACCGAGATTCCACGGTCCGGGCTCGAAGTCGTCCAGACGCAGCCGCAGGAAGATGGGCACGCCGTAGGCGAGGAAGAGCCCGACGACATTGACGCTGACGATGGCGGTGAAGGCGGTGTGCGACCACCAGCCGGGCACGATCAGCACCATGGGGCAGGCCGCGGCGAGCCATACAGCCTTGACCGGGGTGCGCGTACGGGAGGACACCGAATGCCACCAGCGGGAGCCTGGCATCGCCCCGTCGCGGGAGAAGGCGAAGATCTGGCGGGTATTGCTGGTCATATTGGCCAGACCGCAGAACAGCATGGCGCCGATCACGATCAACAGGAGCAGCTTGGCGGTGCCCATGCCGAGCGCGTCGATCAGAACCTGCACCGGCGGCGCCGACGAACTCGCCGTAGCGGCGTAATCGCGGATCGCGTACACCAGGGCGAGCATGAGGATCAGTCCGGTGATCGCGGAGCAGGCGATCGCGCGCATGATGCCCTTGGGCGCGTTGACGGTTGCCTTCACGGTCTCCTCGGACATGTGGAAACTGCCGTCGAAGCCGGTGAACGTCCAGCTGGTGACGAGCAGACCCAGCATTGCCGCGTACATGCCGTTACTGAATCCGGTGTTGTTCACGAAGTGGGTCATGAACGACGCCGGCTGATGGTGCGAGGGAATCACGACGAGTGAGGAGACGATCACCACCATCCCGATCAGCAGCCACCACACGGAGATTCGGTTCACCAGGGCAACCAGTTGCACCGTGTAGGTATTGGCCAACGCCTGCAGCAGCAGGATCACCGCCGCGATGCCGACCGTGCGCTGCTCCGACGCCTCGTACGAGGGCCACTGCATGGCGAGGTACGCCTGGATGAAGGTGGCGGCGGCGTAGTTGGTGGCGGCCGTCCCGCCCACCTGACCGACGAAGTTCAGCCAGCCCGTGTACCAGGACCAGGCGCCGCGATGCCGCTTGGCCAGCTTGCCCGCGGAGAAGTACAGCGCACCGCTGGTCGGGTAGGCGGAGGCGATTTCGGCCATCGCGGCGCCGACGAACAGCACCATGACCGACACACCGATCCAGCCGAAGACGAGAATCCGCGGCCCTCCTGCACCCATTCCGAATCCGAATGCGGAGAAGATACCGGAGATGATGTTGATGATGGTGAAAGATATCGCGAAATTGTCGAATGCGCGAAATCGACGGGTGAGCTTCCGCGGATAACCCATCGCATGCAGCGTAGCGTCATCGTCGAGGGTGATGGACGCTCCTTCGTGACGGGCTTTCGAGCGATCCAGAAATGTACGCTCGGACACAATCTCAACCTTTCTCATGAGGCTGACAGGGGGGTGATTGCGCTCATAGCAATAGAGAGGCGGACACGGGAAGGCGGGGGGATGGATCAGGCGGCGCCGGGGATCGGGAGTCCGCACGAGCGTCTCGCTCTTGTCAGCTGTTCCGCGGGCTCGCCGAACGCGCTCCAGGGCATTCGCGAGGCGTACGGCCCCATCGCCGTGAAGACTTCCCGTGCTTCGAATTCGCGCTTCGCCATGTACAGCGCGTGCGCCAGATAGGCCAGGTCGAGCACGGGGGTGAACCGGTAGTCGGCAGCCTGGGGAAACCAGTTGTTGTAGCTCCCCGTCGCCGTGGCGACCCACTGGGGCTGCTCCCACGTACGGTCGGCCAGCAGGGCGGACGCGTCGTGGTCCTCGACCAGCGCCACCAGCGGCAGCAGCCGGAGCGGGGACGAAGGGGGCGCGCGATGGCTCAGGAACTGGGCGACGTCCCATCGCGCGCTCGCCGACCCGCCGCGGCGGGCGAAGTAGAAGGCCAGAAACCGGTGGTGCGCCTCGCGGTGCCAGGGGTCGAGCCGCAGGATGTGGGCGAACAGGTACCAGGGCCCGGTCGGCGCCGTGAGCAGCCCTTGCGGAGCGGGGTCACGGGGCCGGCGCAGGTGCGCCAGTGCCAACTGGGCCACCCAGGGCGTGGGGTCCTCGGGCAGCATCTGCGCCGCCCGGTCGCACGCGCTCCGGGCGATGCCCACGAGGGTGCCGGCCCGGCGGTCATGGGCATCGGCCATGCGTAACGCCCGGAGCATCGCCACCCGCGCCCACAGCAGCGCGGCCTCCGCACTGGGCTCCTCCGACAACCAGCGTTCGGCCAGGTCCGAGTCGGCCGCCTCGGATGCGAGTACCAGGGATCGATGGGCGCGCACCTCGAAATCGTCGCGCGCGTCCTTCAGGGCGTCGTGTGCGCTCAGGTACCGCCCGGCCTTGACATCAATGCACGCTCGCGCCAACTGACGATCGTCCGCCGCCGGATGCCACACGTACTGCCCCTCAAAGGAGCCAGCAGCCACGATCCCCTCCCGATCCCCCAGATGACACCACCCGCATACGCATTCTGGCCATGCCGAATTCGGCATGGCCGGATCCCACAGATCCACCGGCAGCGATCCACACCCTACTCAAACATCAAGTCGAATCGAAACCGATCGCCCGGAATATCTGGTTCCAAAAGCGTTTGGGTCTCCACTGCATTCCCGTTGGGATCGAGCCCTGCGGCAGAATCATGATTGGCATATGCCTTTCTTGCGGAGCCCGCCGGACGTACTGCGCGTCAACGTGGGCCTTTGACGAGGTGCGCCCCTCAATGCGCGGGCTCAGGACCTACCCGGTCCGCCTGCCGCCCGTGCGGATGCGGACCGGGCGACGTGCGGTGACTCTGGAGAACCCGGACCAGGACAGGCCGCCGCAGACCTGACCACGCCGGGGCACTCCCCCACTCGCCTCTCTCCGCCACCGTCCGTCCGTACCGGTCAGCGGTCGGCTGCCCCGGGGACGAGCCCGTCCGCGACCAGACCGGCCAGCACCGCCTCGCCCAGGGCCTGCACCGCGGACTGCGGACGGACCATCACGGTGAACTCCTTGATCCGGCCCGCCTCGTCGAACTGGAGGAGGTCGATGCCGTGAATCTGCTTGCCGTTCACGGTTGCCCGGAAGAGGAGGATCTCCGACGGAGCTTCCTCGCCGTCCGTACTGGTCTCGGCCGCTCCCTCGAACTGTCCGACGTAGCGGAAGTCCTCGAAGGTGCGCAGCAGGACACCGAAGAGCCCCCGCACCATCGGCCTGCCCTCGAACGGGGTGAACTTCACCGGGCTGTAGAGGCGGATGTCCTCGGTGAACAGCGCGTCCACCGCGGAGAGATCCCGCTTCTCGACGGCTGCGCGGAAGCGTTCAGCGGTCTCCATGGCTCCTCCTGATGACTAATACTCAACAATCCGATTACTCAACTTATTGACTATGATGCCGGGGCGGACGGAGAAAGGGAAGGCCGGGCGGAGACGGGGGCCGGCATCGGCGCCCGTACCGCGGCCGTTCACTCAGCAACCCGTGACCCCGGACCCGGGTCAGGCCTGGTTCCGATGACGACGGTGGCGTACAGCTCCTCGGAGCTGACCAATCGCGGGACCAGCCCGCTGCGGGCGACTGTCGCGACGGCTCGCGACGCCTGGCGCTCGCTCGTCTCGAACAGCAGGTGGCCGCCGGGCGCCAGCCACTGTGGTGCTGCCGCG
The Streptomyces lunaelactis genome window above contains:
- a CDS encoding GNAT family N-acetyltransferase yields the protein MGQAPDVTDAPAENRYEARLEGALAGIAQYIRTSELIAFVHTEVETRYEGQGIGGALVKASLDEARAAGIAVLAVCPFYSGWIARHPEYQDLLYENKSRVSD
- a CDS encoding cold-shock protein gives rise to the protein MATGTVKWFNSEKGFGFIEQDGGGPDVFAHYSNIATSGFRELQEGQKVTFDVTQGQKGPQAENILPA
- a CDS encoding GNAT family N-acetyltransferase; translated protein: MHPLGEAPQQRSTSRATTPATTPTAVDAAGLTVTRASLDEWHQVVEWAAEEGWNPGSGDAASFHPTDPAGFFVGRLGTRTVSAVSVVNYSEQFAFLGYYLVHPDLRRQGLGLATWRAAVPHAGDRTIGLDAVPAQEDTYRRSGFTSANNTIRYGGRPERSGTSPAGVVPIATAQLEAVAAYDRQCFPTERCAFVGRWLTAAGHTTYIRQRDGNIAGYGVIRPSRDGHRIGPLFADTREDAEALFDALTARLGPDEEVCLDIPEPRQAACALATARGLTPQFHTVRMYTAPVPQNWLDRTYGVTSLELG
- a CDS encoding amino acid permease; this translates as MGYPRKLTRRFRAFDNFAISFTIINIISGIFSAFGFGMGAGGPRILVFGWIGVSVMVLFVGAAMAEIASAYPTSGALYFSAGKLAKRHRGAWSWYTGWLNFVGQVGGTAATNYAAATFIQAYLAMQWPSYEASEQRTVGIAAVILLLQALANTYTVQLVALVNRISVWWLLIGMVVIVSSLVVIPSHHQPASFMTHFVNNTGFSNGMYAAMLGLLVTSWTFTGFDGSFHMSEETVKATVNAPKGIMRAIACSAITGLILMLALVYAIRDYAATASSSAPPVQVLIDALGMGTAKLLLLIVIGAMLFCGLANMTSNTRQIFAFSRDGAMPGSRWWHSVSSRTRTPVKAVWLAAACPMVLIVPGWWSHTAFTAIVSVNVVGLFLAYGVPIFLRLRLDDFEPGPWNLGRYGKPVAGVAVTWIVISSLLFMLPQVSPITAGSFNYAPIALGVVLLIATVWWFATARRRFHGPVSYGSPDEVAAMDLI
- a CDS encoding nuclear transport factor 2 family protein, giving the protein METAERFRAAVEKRDLSAVDALFTEDIRLYSPVKFTPFEGRPMVRGLFGVLLRTFEDFRYVGQFEGAAETSTDGEEAPSEILLFRATVNGKQIHGIDLLQFDEAGRIKEFTVMVRPQSAVQALGEAVLAGLVADGLVPGAADR